The following proteins are co-located in the Phocoena phocoena chromosome 1, mPhoPho1.1, whole genome shotgun sequence genome:
- the LOC136131245 gene encoding LOW QUALITY PROTEIN: olfactory receptor 10J1-like (The sequence of the model RefSeq protein was modified relative to this genomic sequence to represent the inferred CDS: inserted 1 base in 1 codon; substituted 2 bases at 2 genomic stop codons) yields MKRENHTLTTEFVLQGFSSFHEHQLTLFVVFLTLYILTLAGNIIIVAIIRIDHHLHTPMCFFLSMLSNSETIYTLVILPRMLSSLVGISRSISLXGCAIQMFFFVTFGITNCFLLTAMGYDXYVAICNPLRYTVMMNKRVCNQLVWRVCSIGLIVAMTQVTPVFRLLFCATKVAHFFCDIRPVMKLSCIDTTVNEILTLIISVLVLVVPMSLLFISXIRILSTILKIASAEGRKKAFATCASHLTVVMVHYGCASIAYPKPKSENTKDQGQLISVTSTVITSLLNPVVYTPRNREVKDALLWAIGRKLS; encoded by the exons ATGAAGAGGGAGAACCACACTCTCACCACTGAGTTTGTTTTGCAAGGTTTCTCCAGCTTCCACGAGCACCAGCTCACTCTTTTTGTGGTATTTCTTACACTGTACATCTTAACCCTAGCAGGTAATATAATCATTGTGGCCATTATCCGTATTGATCATCATCTCCACACCCCCATGTGCTTCTTCCTCAGCATGCTGTCCAATTCAGAGACTATATATACATTGGTCATTCTCCCAAGGATGCTATCCAGCCTCGTGGGTATAAGCCGGTCTATCTCAC GCGGTTGTGCCATACAGATGTTCTTTTTTGTAACCTTTGGGATCACTAACTGCTTCCTGCTCACAGCAATGGGATATGACTGATATGTGGCTATCTGCAACCCCCTGAGATACACAGTCATGATGAACAAGAGGGTGTGCAACCAGCTGGTGTGGAGGGTCTGCAGCATTGGGCTGATTGTAGCTATGACACAGGTGACACCTGTATTTAGGTTACTTTTCTGTGCAACAAAGGTGGCCCACTTCTTCTGTGACATCCGACCTGTGATGAAGCTATCCTGCATTGACACGACTGTCAATGAGATTCTGACTTTGATCATCAGTGTTTTGGTGCTCGTTGTGCCTATGAGTCTGCTCTTCATCTCTTAAATCCGCATTCTCTCTACAATCCTCAAGATCGCCTCAGCCGAGGGCAGGAAGAAGGCCTTTGCTACCTGCGCCTCCCACCTCACTGTGGTCATGGTCCACTATGGCTGTGCCTCCATTGCCTACCCCAAGCCCAAGTCAGAGAACACCAAGGATCAGGGTCAGCTAATCTCAGTGACCTCCACTGTGATCACCTCCCTGCTGAACCCTGTGGTGTACACCCCAAGGAACAGAGAGGTCAAGGATGCTCTGCTCTGGGCCATCGGAAGGAAGCTTTCCTGA